The Parashewanella spongiae genome has a window encoding:
- a CDS encoding aminotransferase class V-fold PLP-dependent enzyme translates to MTKNNMLSQIYLDSNATTRVHPAAAEASFDAMEQTFGNPSSSHITGLRAKSLMEKTRASGKKLLGITNGKFIFTSGATEGIQTAILSALVAAKSRIQDTQNYCILYGATEHKAVPESLKHWNQLLGINVEIKAIPVDENGKLDVDFITKEVPRALMICTMAVNNETGIFQDITLLDQVIRVNNPNVFWMADCVQALGKTNLNLEKTSIDYAPFSGHKLYAPKGVGFIYIKDTAPFTSFIAGGGQESGLRSGTENLPGMAALNVIFDILNGDSEHQFASIDTLHQYRLKLIDSLKNAFPNLVLNHPLESSVPTTINFSVPNFSSKEIMDLFDAANIRVSSGSACSSKVTRSFVLDAMGLPAWQSESAIRMSFGPMMTEHECQQACERIALAANALSKNCLLYSNTVKTLPLDGLIELRSGSSCCWLYTDISTKKAIIIDPLPELTERLKSIISCQQLELIAVLDTHGHADHESSRNHLLEQLPENQLTDHLGWPENALTHSWLSEVYSAIQIGSNKLVKVPTPGHTDDSVSYILIDAHTSCKYAFCGDTILMGSLGRTNFSSSSSKAMHKSLTKIDKLIGKDCLICSSHDYHNEFTTTLRSECNRNSLLNSVLLGNLTVEDFCQRKAQLDSHLDDQQGGEIQCGAYVDIDESLHIREYDNSSLQDTLNHDKNYTLIDIREPHEYALQHSTQAKINVPMTRLVQFVADHINEKSNQYILVCRSGSRSLVAAQALARLGFNNIGHLQGGYALN, encoded by the coding sequence ATGACTAAAAACAATATGCTTTCACAAATCTATTTAGATTCTAATGCCACGACCCGAGTTCATCCTGCTGCTGCAGAAGCTTCATTTGATGCGATGGAGCAAACGTTTGGGAATCCCAGCAGTAGTCATATCACAGGGTTAAGAGCAAAAAGCCTGATGGAAAAAACCCGTGCATCAGGTAAAAAACTTTTGGGTATCACTAATGGGAAGTTCATTTTTACAAGTGGTGCAACGGAAGGTATTCAGACGGCTATTCTTTCGGCATTGGTTGCTGCAAAATCTCGCATTCAAGACACTCAAAATTACTGTATTCTTTATGGTGCTACAGAGCACAAAGCGGTACCAGAATCACTTAAGCATTGGAATCAATTACTGGGTATTAATGTTGAAATAAAAGCAATACCTGTCGATGAAAATGGCAAACTTGATGTTGATTTTATCACTAAAGAAGTGCCTCGTGCTCTCATGATTTGTACAATGGCAGTAAATAATGAAACTGGAATTTTTCAAGATATCACTCTCCTTGACCAAGTCATTAGAGTAAACAACCCCAATGTTTTTTGGATGGCTGATTGTGTTCAAGCACTGGGAAAAACCAATTTAAATCTTGAAAAAACCAGTATTGATTATGCGCCATTTAGTGGCCATAAACTTTATGCCCCAAAGGGTGTGGGTTTTATTTATATTAAAGACACTGCTCCTTTTACTTCTTTTATAGCAGGCGGTGGTCAGGAAAGTGGTTTACGCTCTGGTACAGAAAACTTACCTGGTATGGCTGCACTTAATGTAATTTTTGATATTTTAAATGGTGATAGTGAACACCAGTTTGCCAGCATAGATACATTACACCAATATCGACTTAAACTGATTGATTCTCTTAAAAACGCCTTTCCAAATTTAGTATTAAATCATCCTCTTGAGAGTAGTGTTCCAACTACCATTAACTTTTCTGTCCCTAACTTTTCAAGTAAAGAGATTATGGATCTATTTGATGCAGCCAATATTAGAGTAAGTTCTGGCTCCGCATGCAGCTCCAAAGTGACCAGAAGTTTTGTACTAGATGCTATGGGGTTACCTGCTTGGCAGAGTGAGTCAGCGATCAGAATGTCATTTGGTCCAATGATGACAGAGCATGAATGTCAACAAGCTTGCGAAAGAATAGCATTAGCAGCAAACGCACTCAGTAAGAACTGTTTGTTGTACAGTAACACCGTTAAAACTTTGCCTTTAGATGGGCTTATAGAATTGAGATCAGGTAGTAGCTGTTGTTGGTTGTACACAGACATTAGCACTAAAAAAGCGATAATCATCGACCCGTTACCTGAACTAACTGAACGTTTAAAAAGTATCATTTCTTGCCAACAACTTGAATTAATCGCAGTGCTCGATACACATGGTCATGCCGATCATGAATCATCAAGAAATCATTTACTCGAACAACTGCCTGAAAATCAACTGACCGATCATTTAGGTTGGCCAGAAAATGCGTTAACTCATTCGTGGCTGTCTGAAGTTTATTCTGCAATTCAAATTGGCAGTAACAAACTCGTTAAAGTCCCAACACCAGGTCACACAGACGATAGTGTCAGCTACATTTTGATAGATGCACACACTTCATGCAAATACGCATTTTGCGGTGACACCATTTTAATGGGAAGCTTAGGGCGCACTAATTTCTCATCAAGTAGTTCCAAAGCCATGCATAAGAGCTTAACTAAAATTGATAAGTTAATCGGTAAAGACTGCTTAATCTGTTCAAGCCATGATTATCACAATGAATTCACCACGACACTTAGATCTGAATGTAATCGTAACTCATTATTAAACTCTGTCCTTTTAGGTAATCTAACTGTAGAGGACTTTTGCCAAAGGAAAGCACAGCTTGACTCTCATCTTGATGATCAGCAAGGTGGGGAAATTCAATGTGGTGCCTATGTGGACATAGATGAGTCATTGCACATTAGAGAGTACGATAATAGCAGCCTTCAAGATACTCTCAATCACGATAAAAACTATACGTTAATTGATATTCGCGAGCCTCATGAGTATGCACTTCAACACAGCACACAAGCAAAAATCAATGTGCCCATGACACGGTTAGTACAGTTTGTAGCTGACCACATAAATGAAAAGTCCAACCAATATATTTTGGTGTGCCGAAGCGGAAGCCGATCGTTAGTGGCAGCTCAAGCATTAGCACGACTCGGTTTCAATAATATTGGACACCTTCAGGGTGGGTATGCGTTAAATTAA
- a CDS encoding phosphatidylinositol-specific phospholipase C: MKMLPDSLPIRSISIPGTHDSAARHGGDSAQTQSLSITQQLNGGIRFLDIRLRHASDKFSLYHGFISQKLHLDAVLNEARTFLINNPSETIFMRLRKEYKDGKNTRSWQETYNDYVNEFSDVMWTSSEYDPELGSVRGRIIVLDDMGSLVSQRAGIYYGNFNKQDDFKFTTNWDLYSKWIKVKNLLKQANNNQRNAINFLSGSGGSFPYFIASGHSSPSTFSPRLLTGKTTPGWKNSDPDFPRISCFIGICSIAFEGTNVLTKQYIQKYNPSYVGIIAADFPGDGLISSIIYTNPFARAYFYTHLFQKLSCDD, from the coding sequence ATGAAAATGCTCCCAGATTCTCTACCGATCCGTAGCATTTCAATCCCAGGTACACACGATTCAGCAGCAAGACACGGTGGCGACTCTGCACAAACACAATCCCTTTCAATTACTCAGCAACTTAATGGTGGTATTCGATTTCTCGATATCCGCCTCCGCCACGCTTCAGATAAATTTTCACTTTATCATGGTTTTATTTCCCAAAAATTGCACCTTGACGCCGTATTAAATGAAGCGAGAACTTTTTTAATTAACAACCCTTCTGAAACAATATTCATGCGATTGAGAAAAGAATATAAAGATGGAAAAAATACCCGAAGCTGGCAAGAAACATACAATGACTACGTAAATGAATTTTCAGATGTTATGTGGACAAGCTCTGAATATGACCCTGAACTTGGCAGTGTGCGAGGGCGTATTATTGTTTTAGATGATATGGGTAGTTTAGTGAGCCAGAGAGCAGGTATATACTACGGAAACTTTAATAAACAAGACGATTTTAAGTTTACGACTAATTGGGATTTGTACAGTAAGTGGATTAAAGTTAAAAACTTGCTTAAGCAAGCTAATAATAATCAAAGAAACGCCATCAATTTTTTAAGTGGATCAGGTGGTAGTTTTCCATATTTTATTGCAAGTGGGCATTCATCGCCATCAACATTCTCGCCTCGACTGCTAACTGGAAAAACAACACCTGGATGGAAAAATAGTGATCCTGATTTTCCGCGTATATCATGTTTCATTGGAATTTGTTCGATTGCATTTGAAGGTACAAATGTACTCACCAAACAGTATATACAGAAGTATAATCCTAGCTATGTTGGTATTATTGCGGCTGACTTTCCTGGTGATGGATTGATCAGTAGTATCATTTACACTAATCCTTTTGCGAGGGCATATTTCTATACTCACTTATTTCAAAAGCTTTCATGCGACGATTAA
- the topA gene encoding type I DNA topoisomerase gives MGKSLVIVESPAKAKTINKYLGKDFIVKSSVGHIRDLPTSSSAKGSSSSTKTAAEVRKMAPEEKAKYKSERDKKALVARMGVDPDRGWKAKYQILQGKEKVVKELQTLAESADHVYLATDLDREGEAIAWHLQQVIGGDESRYQRVVFNEITKTAIQDAFSKPSELDTNMVNAQQARRFLDRVVGFMVSPLLWKKVARGLSAGRVQSVAVRLVVEREAEIKAFVPEEYWDVFADLHTRSNESLKLEVTKFRGSAFKPVTQAEAQVAVDALSSTQYSVIARETKGTKSKPSAPYITSTLQQAASTRLGFGVKKTMMLAQRLYEAGHITYMRTDSTNLSKEAVDSAREMIGKEFGQAYLPEQAIRYGSKQGAQEAHEAIRPSNVGLEAAFMNDMERDAQRLYELIWRQFVACQMTSAQYDATKLTVKAGDYELKANGRTLKFDGWTRVQPALKKKNEEESDLPLLATGDPLLLDSIIPTQHFTKPTARFSEASLVKELEKRGIGRPSTYATIISTIQDRGYVKVENRRFYAEKMGEIVSERLVNSFSNLMSYDFTAEMEQTLDDVAHGELDWKKVLDGFYKGFTGQLEQAEKDPDDGGMRPNDMVITDIECKTCQRPMGIRTGSTGVFLGCSGYALPPKERCKTTMNLTPGEEAISDDNETAETDALRAMHRCGVCGTAMDSYLIDETRKLHVCGQNPSCEGYEVEKGNFKIKGYDGPLLECDRCGHNMELKNGRFGKYFGCTNDDCKNTRKLLKSGEAAPPKEDPIFLPELKCTKSDAHFVLRDGAAGIFLAASTFPKSRETRAPLVEELVHYRDLLWDKYSFLADAPVEDDKGNKTVVKFSRKTKEQYVVGEAEGKVTGFVAKYIDGKWVVESKVKVKVKKK, from the coding sequence ATGGGAAAATCGCTAGTTATTGTCGAATCACCGGCTAAAGCCAAGACGATTAATAAGTATCTTGGTAAGGACTTTATTGTTAAGTCGAGTGTGGGACATATTCGAGATCTACCAACATCTTCCTCTGCTAAAGGAAGCAGTAGCTCCACTAAAACAGCTGCAGAAGTCCGTAAAATGGCTCCTGAAGAAAAAGCTAAGTATAAGAGTGAGCGTGATAAGAAAGCTCTAGTGGCTCGTATGGGCGTTGACCCTGATCGTGGCTGGAAAGCGAAGTATCAAATCCTACAAGGCAAAGAAAAAGTTGTTAAAGAGCTACAGACTTTGGCTGAATCAGCTGATCATGTCTATCTCGCAACGGATTTGGATAGAGAAGGAGAGGCGATTGCATGGCACCTTCAACAAGTCATAGGTGGAGATGAGTCGCGTTACCAACGTGTTGTTTTTAACGAAATCACTAAGACCGCAATCCAAGATGCTTTTAGTAAGCCATCTGAGCTGGATACCAACATGGTTAATGCTCAACAAGCACGTCGATTTTTAGACCGAGTGGTTGGTTTTATGGTGTCACCATTGCTATGGAAAAAAGTAGCACGTGGTTTGTCAGCTGGTCGAGTTCAATCCGTTGCAGTACGTCTTGTTGTTGAACGAGAAGCAGAAATCAAAGCTTTTGTGCCAGAAGAATACTGGGACGTATTTGCTGATCTTCATACGAGATCGAATGAATCATTGAAGCTTGAAGTGACAAAGTTTCGAGGTTCAGCTTTTAAGCCTGTAACTCAAGCAGAAGCTCAAGTTGCTGTAGATGCATTGTCTTCAACGCAATATAGCGTTATAGCTCGCGAGACTAAAGGCACAAAAAGTAAGCCTTCAGCGCCATATATTACTTCTACTTTGCAACAAGCAGCCAGTACACGTTTAGGTTTTGGCGTTAAGAAAACCATGATGTTGGCTCAACGCTTATATGAAGCTGGTCATATTACTTATATGCGAACTGACTCAACCAATTTAAGTAAAGAAGCCGTTGACAGTGCTCGTGAAATGATTGGCAAAGAATTTGGCCAAGCGTATTTACCAGAGCAGGCAATAAGGTATGGCAGCAAACAGGGGGCACAAGAAGCTCATGAAGCCATTAGACCTTCAAATGTTGGTTTAGAAGCTGCCTTTATGAATGATATGGAGCGCGACGCACAGAGGCTTTACGAGTTAATATGGCGTCAGTTCGTCGCATGTCAAATGACATCTGCACAGTATGATGCAACAAAACTTACGGTAAAAGCGGGTGATTATGAGCTTAAAGCCAATGGCCGTACACTCAAGTTTGATGGTTGGACACGTGTTCAGCCAGCATTAAAAAAGAAAAATGAAGAAGAAAGTGATTTACCTTTGCTGGCAACAGGTGATCCGCTTTTATTAGATTCCATTATCCCAACTCAACATTTTACCAAACCGACAGCACGCTTTAGTGAAGCCTCTTTGGTGAAAGAGCTTGAAAAGCGTGGTATCGGTCGACCGTCGACTTATGCAACTATTATTTCGACTATTCAAGATCGTGGTTACGTAAAAGTTGAAAATCGTCGATTTTATGCTGAAAAAATGGGTGAGATTGTCAGTGAACGTTTAGTTAATAGTTTTTCAAATCTAATGAGTTATGACTTTACCGCTGAAATGGAGCAAACATTAGATGATGTTGCTCATGGCGAATTAGATTGGAAAAAAGTGCTTGATGGCTTCTATAAGGGTTTTACTGGTCAACTAGAACAAGCAGAGAAAGATCCCGATGATGGCGGTATGCGCCCAAATGATATGGTTATCACTGATATTGAATGTAAAACTTGTCAGCGGCCAATGGGGATTCGTACGGGGTCAACTGGTGTATTCTTAGGGTGTTCAGGTTACGCTTTACCGCCAAAAGAGCGTTGTAAAACAACAATGAACTTGACGCCTGGTGAAGAAGCTATCAGCGACGATAATGAAACTGCTGAGACCGACGCGCTTAGAGCTATGCATCGTTGTGGTGTATGTGGCACAGCAATGGACAGCTACCTCATCGACGAAACCCGAAAACTTCACGTTTGTGGTCAGAACCCAAGTTGTGAAGGTTATGAAGTAGAAAAAGGTAACTTTAAAATCAAAGGTTATGACGGTCCACTGCTTGAGTGTGATCGATGTGGGCATAACATGGAATTGAAGAATGGCCGCTTTGGTAAATACTTCGGTTGTACTAATGATGATTGTAAAAATACTCGTAAGCTGTTGAAAAGCGGTGAAGCGGCACCACCCAAAGAAGATCCAATCTTCTTGCCTGAATTGAAGTGTACTAAGTCTGATGCGCATTTTGTTTTGCGTGATGGTGCTGCGGGAATATTTTTAGCGGCCAGTACCTTCCCTAAATCTCGTGAAACACGTGCCCCACTTGTTGAAGAGCTTGTGCATTATCGGGATTTGTTATGGGATAAATACAGCTTTTTAGCTGACGCTCCTGTAGAAGATGATAAAGGTAATAAGACTGTTGTTAAGTTTAGCCGTAAGACTAAAGAGCAGTATGTTGTAGGTGAAGCTGAAGGCAAAGTGACTGGCTTTGTTGCTAAGTACATCGATGGCAAATGGGTGGTTGAATCTAAAGTCAAAGTTAAAGTTAAAAAGAAATAA
- the cysK gene encoding cysteine synthase A codes for MGKIFEDNSLTIGNSPLVRLNRVSNGNVLAKVEARNPSFSVKCRIGANMIWAAEKSGELTKDKELIEATSGNTGIALAYVAAARGYKLTLTMPNSMSLERRKLLKALGANLVLTEGPKGMKGAIDKAEELSQSNPSKYYVVRQFDNPANPEIHEKTTGPEIWNDTDGEIDVFVAGVGTGGTISGVSRFIKNTKGKKITSVAVEPVDSPVIAQTLAGEPVQPGPHKIQGIGAGFIPGNLDLSVVDRVEAVSNEESIEMAHRLMKEEGILVGISSGAAVVAANRIAALPEFKDKTIVVVLPSSSERYLSSALFAGEFGDLENIQ; via the coding sequence TCCGTTAGTTCGGTTAAATCGTGTTAGTAATGGAAATGTATTAGCAAAAGTAGAAGCTCGCAACCCGAGCTTTAGTGTCAAATGCCGCATTGGTGCCAACATGATTTGGGCTGCTGAAAAAAGCGGTGAGCTAACGAAAGATAAAGAACTTATTGAGGCAACCTCAGGAAATACAGGCATCGCTTTAGCTTATGTTGCAGCCGCTCGCGGTTACAAATTAACACTCACCATGCCTAATAGTATGAGTTTAGAACGTCGAAAACTGCTCAAAGCGTTAGGCGCAAATCTTGTACTCACTGAAGGCCCAAAAGGGATGAAAGGTGCTATTGATAAAGCTGAAGAGTTAAGTCAATCCAATCCGAGCAAGTACTATGTCGTTCGCCAATTTGATAACCCTGCAAACCCTGAGATACATGAAAAAACCACTGGTCCAGAAATCTGGAATGACACAGATGGTGAAATTGATGTCTTCGTAGCTGGTGTAGGTACGGGTGGAACAATTAGCGGTGTCAGCCGTTTTATCAAAAACACCAAAGGCAAAAAGATCACTTCAGTTGCCGTTGAGCCTGTTGATTCTCCAGTTATCGCTCAAACCCTTGCTGGCGAGCCTGTACAACCTGGCCCTCATAAAATTCAAGGTATCGGAGCTGGCTTTATTCCTGGCAACTTAGACTTATCCGTTGTGGATCGTGTTGAAGCTGTCAGTAATGAAGAATCAATTGAAATGGCGCATCGACTAATGAAAGAAGAAGGTATTTTAGTCGGTATATCATCTGGTGCTGCTGTCGTTGCGGCCAATCGTATAGCAGCCTTACCTGAGTTCAAAGACAAAACCATTGTCGTAGTATTACCTTCATCATCAGAGCGCTACTTATCATCTGCTCTATTTGCTGGAGAGTTTGGAGATTTAGAAAACATCCAGTGA